The Polyangium mundeleinium genome contains the following window.
GCGCGAGACCGAGGTGAAGGGCACGTACGAGTCCTTGCCGTCCGATTTCGGGTACGTGGTCGGCGCGCAGTTCGGCGCGTTCACGGGGCGCGACGCCTCCCACGTGAATCTGTTCCTCCGGTATGCGGGCGGCGCCGCGGCGTACGGCGAGTTCGGCACGCCGTTCCAGCTCGCGCCGGACCGCACCTCGGCGGGCGCGCGCGAGCTCTGGATCACGCTCAGCGGCAACTGGGAGACGGGGCCGCTCGGGCTCATGGCGGCCGCGTATTACCGGAGCTTCCGCGACGCGAGCCCGGCCCTCGATTTCAACGACGTCGACGAGGGCATCATCATGGCCCGGCCGCATTTTTTCCTCACGGAGTGGGGCGGCATCGCGACGGAGCTCTCCTACCAGGCGCAGCAGCGCGGCGTGCGGTACCAGCCACAGGCGCCGCCGGGCCAGCCCATTCCGGCGCCCTCGGCCGATCCGGTCATGGGCGGCCTCTTCCGCATCGGCCTCGTGCCTTTCCTGAACCCCGCGGGCAAGGGCAGCTACAGCCGCCCGCAGCTCCGCCTCATTTACCTCCTCACGCACCGCGACGAGGGGGCGCGCTCGATGTACCCGAAGGACGACGTCTTCAGCCTCCGGGAATGGGAGCATTTCTTCGGCGTCGGGGTCGAGTGGTGGTTCAACGCGCAGACGACCTACGGTGGATGACATGAAAGCGAATCGAAGGAGCCTCATGAATCGAGCGCGTTCATCGGCCCTGATCCTCGGCCTCGTCGTCTCCGGTTTCGCGACGACCGGCTGCATGGAGTTCGAGGATCCGCCGGAGGTCGAGCTCAAGACGAACGTCGTCGATTGGCGCGAGGAGATCATCTACCAGATCCTCGTCGACCGTTTCGCCGACGGCGACTGGGGGAACAATTTCTCCGTCTATCCGTCGGCGCCCGGCAAGTGGCACGGCGGCGACTGGAAAGGGCTCGAGCAGCGGCTCGATTACCTCGACGAGCTCGGCGTCACGACGCTGTGGATCTCGCCCGTCGTGAAGAACGTCTACACGGACGCCGGATTCGACGCGTACCACGGCTACTGGGCACAGGACCTCACCCAGCCCGCCCCGCAATTTGGTGACCTCGCGGCGCTCCAGAGCCTCGTGAAGGCGGCGCATGCCCGCAACATCAAGGTCATCCTCGACATCGTCACGAACCACATGGGGCAGCTCTTCTTCTACGACATCAACGGCAATGGGCAGGCGGACGACCCGCTCAACCAATCCGTGCCCGGCACGACGGACGTCTTCAAGGAGAACGAGTACGACCCGACCTACGACGTCCGCGGCGTGCAGGCGGAGACCTCGCTCGGGGAATCGGGCCTCGCGCCGGTCATCTTCGCGCACGACCCGGCGTCGAACCACATGCCGCCGTTCCCGGAGATCCTGCAAAACCCGCTCGCCTACAACCGCAAGGGCCGCACGTACAATTTCGACGACCCGGATCAGCTCCTGCGCGGCGATTTCCCGGGCGGCTTGAAGGACGTCAACACGGAGCTCTGCCCGATCCGCGACGCGATGGTCGACGCGTACACGCGCTGGATCGAGCTCACGGACATCGACGGCTTCCGCATCGACACGGTCAAGCACGTCGAGAACGGCTTCTGGCGGCATTTCACGCAGAAAGTCCGCAGGCGCCTCGCGGCGAAGGGCAAGACGAACTTCTTCATGTTCGGCGAGGCGTTCGACGGGCGGGATCAGCTCGTCGGTTCGTTCACGAAAAACGGAAACGACGCCCCGCCCCCGGCCGACGAGCTCGCGAAGGACAACCAGTGCGTGACGGACGGCGTCCCGCTGACGGCGGACATGCTCGACAGCGTGTTTTACTTCCCGCAGCAATTCCAGGTCATCCGCGACGTGTTCCGGTACCGCGGGCCGACCTCGAACATCCAGAAGCTCTGGACCGACCGGGCCGTCAATTACGGCGCGACGCCGGCCCAGGGCGGCGCGGTGAACGCGGCGGGCCAGGGCGTCTCCCCGCAGAAGCTGCTCGTGAACTTCCTCGACAACCACGACGTGCCCCGCTTCCTCTTCACGGGCGCGGGCATGTACCCCGAGGATCCGATCTTCGGCACGCCGCTCGCGCTCGAGACGCGCCGGAAGATGCTGCACAACGCGCTGCTCTTCCTCTTCACCGAGGAGGGCATTCCCTGCGTGTATTACGGCACCGAGCAGGACTTCCAGGGCGGCAACGATCCCGGCAATCGCGAGGACCTCTGGACATCAGGCTACGAGAGGGGAGCGCCCACGTTCCAGTGGATTCGCCGCCTCTCGAACCTCCGGCGCAAATACCCCGCCTTGAACAAGGGGGACCTCCAGATCCTCTGGGCGAGCGATCGGACGGGCCCGAATGATTCCGACGCGAATGTCTTCGCGTTCGAGCGCACGGGCGGAGACGCGGGCGACTCCTATGCGATCGTCGTGATCAACGCGAACATCGAAAAGGAAGGCGCGCCCGAATTCGGCGGCCAGCCCATGCAGGTCGGCGCCGCGCCCGGCACGGTGCTCGTCGACGTCCTCAATGACGGCGGACCCACCTACACCGTCACGAACGACGGCCGCCTCTCGATCAAGCTGCCGCCTTCGAGCGGCGCCGTCCTCGTCCCCGAATCCCAGCGCTAGCCCCGGAGCTTCCCGATGGCGTCGGTCACGGTCACGGCCCTCAAGAAGAAGTTCGGACAAACCGAGGTGCTCAAGGGCGTTTCCGTACGCGTGCCCGAGGGCCAATTCGCCGTCCTCGTCGGCCCGAGCGGGTGTGGGAAATCGACGCTCCTGCGCCTGCTCGCCGGGCTCGAAGAGGCCGATAC
Protein-coding sequences here:
- a CDS encoding alpha-amylase family glycosyl hydrolase, which encodes MNRARSSALILGLVVSGFATTGCMEFEDPPEVELKTNVVDWREEIIYQILVDRFADGDWGNNFSVYPSAPGKWHGGDWKGLEQRLDYLDELGVTTLWISPVVKNVYTDAGFDAYHGYWAQDLTQPAPQFGDLAALQSLVKAAHARNIKVILDIVTNHMGQLFFYDINGNGQADDPLNQSVPGTTDVFKENEYDPTYDVRGVQAETSLGESGLAPVIFAHDPASNHMPPFPEILQNPLAYNRKGRTYNFDDPDQLLRGDFPGGLKDVNTELCPIRDAMVDAYTRWIELTDIDGFRIDTVKHVENGFWRHFTQKVRRRLAAKGKTNFFMFGEAFDGRDQLVGSFTKNGNDAPPPADELAKDNQCVTDGVPLTADMLDSVFYFPQQFQVIRDVFRYRGPTSNIQKLWTDRAVNYGATPAQGGAVNAAGQGVSPQKLLVNFLDNHDVPRFLFTGAGMYPEDPIFGTPLALETRRKMLHNALLFLFTEEGIPCVYYGTEQDFQGGNDPGNREDLWTSGYERGAPTFQWIRRLSNLRRKYPALNKGDLQILWASDRTGPNDSDANVFAFERTGGDAGDSYAIVVINANIEKEGAPEFGGQPMQVGAAPGTVLVDVLNDGGPTYTVTNDGRLSIKLPPSSGAVLVPESQR